From Hartmannibacter diazotrophicus, a single genomic window includes:
- the apbC gene encoding iron-sulfur cluster carrier protein ApbC, giving the protein MAEISKDDVLSHLKTVAGPDGSGDIVSLGMVSDIFITGGKVMFSLTVPAERARELEPLREKAEAVVRAIPSVEKATVMLTAERKPGAASSAPPPRPAPAGGNGHSHRAPAAQQKPAVPGVKHIVAVASGKGGVGKSTTAVNLAMGLKSLGLSVGILDADVYGPSLPRLLGLSGKPELVGERMMKPKEAFGLKAMSIGFLVDEDTPMIWRGPMVMSALSQLLREVAWGNLDILIVDMPPGTGDAQLTMAQQVPLSGSVIVSTPQDLALLDAKKGIAMFRKVEVPILGIIENMSYFICPDCGGRHDIFGHGGARKEAERLGAPFLGEVPLHISIRENSDAGRPVAVAEPAGPHAKIFSQIATKVWEELENPAESGRRAAPSIVIE; this is encoded by the coding sequence ATGGCCGAGATCAGCAAGGACGATGTTCTGTCGCATTTGAAGACCGTCGCGGGACCCGATGGCAGCGGCGATATCGTGTCGCTGGGAATGGTGTCCGACATCTTCATCACCGGCGGCAAGGTGATGTTTTCCTTGACCGTGCCGGCCGAACGCGCCCGCGAGCTTGAGCCGCTGAGGGAAAAGGCCGAGGCCGTCGTGCGCGCCATCCCGAGCGTGGAAAAGGCAACCGTGATGCTGACCGCCGAGCGCAAGCCGGGCGCCGCATCGAGTGCGCCGCCTCCGCGTCCTGCACCGGCCGGCGGCAACGGCCATTCCCATCGCGCGCCGGCTGCCCAGCAAAAGCCGGCCGTTCCGGGCGTCAAGCATATCGTCGCGGTTGCCTCCGGCAAGGGTGGCGTCGGCAAGTCGACGACGGCGGTCAACCTCGCCATGGGGCTCAAGTCGCTCGGCCTTTCGGTCGGCATTCTCGATGCCGACGTCTACGGACCCTCGCTGCCGCGTCTTCTCGGCCTGTCCGGCAAGCCCGAACTCGTTGGCGAGCGGATGATGAAGCCGAAGGAGGCCTTTGGCCTGAAGGCGATGTCGATCGGCTTCCTCGTCGACGAGGACACGCCGATGATCTGGCGCGGGCCGATGGTCATGTCCGCGCTCAGCCAGCTCCTGCGCGAGGTGGCCTGGGGCAATCTCGACATCCTCATCGTCGACATGCCGCCCGGTACGGGCGACGCGCAGCTCACCATGGCCCAGCAGGTGCCGCTCAGCGGTTCGGTGATCGTCTCGACACCGCAGGATCTGGCGCTGCTCGATGCCAAGAAGGGCATCGCCATGTTCCGCAAGGTGGAAGTGCCGATCCTCGGCATCATCGAGAACATGAGCTATTTCATCTGCCCGGACTGCGGCGGCCGCCACGACATCTTCGGCCACGGCGGTGCGCGCAAGGAAGCCGAGCGCCTCGGCGCGCCCTTCCTCGGTGAGGTTCCGCTGCATATCTCCATCCGGGAGAATTCCGACGCCGGCCGCCCGGTCGCCGTCGCCGAACCGGCGGGACCGCATGCGAAGATCTTTTCGCAGATCGCCACGAAGGTCTGGGAAGAACTGGAAAATCCGGCCGAGTCCGGCCGCCGCGCCGCGCCCAGCATCGTCATCGAATAG
- a CDS encoding transglutaminase family protein — MKLTIHHTTRYRYNRPVQLLPHRMLLLPRGSHNVVVLASTLACSPTAQLDWVQDVFGNLIAVATFSEPTSELVITSTVAVDQLADAWPVFQIAPEAQTFPFDFSPDDVIDLGALRVPEHGDPAGQLHDWARGFVRGRSTDTLSLLKDINAGMLSAVAYRARDEEGTQDPLQTLQLASGSCRDIAALLIEAVRHLGFGARAVSGYVFDPDMPASNHGSTHAWAEIYLPRAGWIAFDPTNRRFGGAGLIPVAVARNNQQIMPVAGGYLGAPDDFSAMDVRVTVSPTEEG, encoded by the coding sequence ATGAAGCTTACGATCCACCACACCACGCGCTATCGCTACAATCGGCCGGTGCAGCTCCTGCCGCATCGCATGCTGTTGTTGCCGCGCGGCAGCCACAACGTCGTCGTCCTGGCTTCCACGCTCGCCTGTTCCCCGACGGCACAGCTCGACTGGGTGCAGGATGTCTTCGGCAACCTGATTGCAGTCGCCACCTTCAGCGAGCCGACGAGCGAACTGGTCATCACCAGCACGGTTGCCGTCGATCAGTTGGCCGATGCCTGGCCGGTGTTCCAGATCGCCCCGGAAGCGCAGACGTTCCCTTTTGATTTTTCGCCAGACGATGTGATCGACCTTGGCGCCTTGCGCGTTCCCGAACATGGCGACCCTGCGGGGCAGCTGCATGATTGGGCGCGCGGCTTCGTGCGTGGCCGTTCGACGGATACGCTTTCGCTGCTCAAGGACATCAACGCAGGCATGCTGAGCGCCGTCGCCTACCGCGCCCGCGACGAGGAGGGGACGCAGGACCCTTTGCAGACACTGCAGCTTGCGAGCGGCTCCTGCCGGGATATCGCGGCACTGCTCATTGAAGCCGTTCGCCATCTCGGCTTCGGCGCGCGGGCTGTATCGGGTTACGTGTTCGATCCGGATATGCCGGCCAGCAATCACGGCTCGACCCATGCCTGGGCGGAGATCTATCTGCCGCGCGCTGGATGGATCGCGTTTGACCCGACCAACCGGCGGTTCGGAGGCGCAGGCCTGATCCCGGTTGCGGTCGCCCGCAACAACCAGCAGATCATGCCGGTCGCCGGAGGCTACCTCGGCGCGCCTGATGACTTTTCTGCCATGGATGTCCGCGTCACGGTTTCGCCCACAGAGGAGGGGTGA
- a CDS encoding DUF1488 family protein, with protein sequence MALNFINPSRSFDASGKRIGFVGHDGMFEIPFYVSAELFPKAGCESDYLAAFDAGIDVIHEAARKVYVFGSQEVYVLNRKNCRSLN encoded by the coding sequence ATGGCATTGAATTTCATAAATCCCAGCCGGAGCTTCGACGCCTCCGGTAAGCGGATCGGGTTCGTCGGCCATGACGGCATGTTCGAGATCCCGTTCTATGTGTCGGCCGAACTTTTTCCGAAGGCAGGGTGTGAGAGCGATTATCTCGCGGCCTTCGATGCAGGCATCGACGTGATCCACGAGGCGGCCCGCAAGGTCTATGTGTTCGGAAGTCAGGAAGTTTATGTCCTGAACAGGAAGAACTGCAGGTCTCTCAATTGA
- a CDS encoding flavin reductase family protein: MQKPSKQDFPVGKARRYLEPGPVVLVSSKWQGQANIMTCGWHTVLEFSPSLVGLMISAGNHSFRMIRQSRECVINLPTTALTDTVVGIGNTTGAEIDKFSEFGLTAEPALKVDAPLIGECHANFECRLREDALVDSYNFFIFEIVQAHVAETPEHPETLHYTGDGIFMVSGRIIDRRALFKPWML, translated from the coding sequence ATGCAAAAGCCATCGAAGCAGGATTTCCCTGTCGGCAAGGCGCGGCGCTATCTGGAGCCGGGGCCGGTCGTGCTGGTCTCGTCGAAATGGCAGGGACAGGCCAATATCATGACCTGCGGCTGGCATACGGTGCTGGAATTCTCGCCCTCGCTTGTCGGCCTGATGATTTCCGCCGGCAACCACAGCTTCCGGATGATCCGCCAGAGCCGGGAATGCGTCATCAACCTGCCGACGACGGCCCTGACGGACACGGTGGTCGGCATCGGCAACACGACCGGCGCCGAAATCGACAAATTTTCCGAATTCGGACTGACCGCGGAACCGGCGTTGAAGGTGGACGCACCCCTTATCGGCGAGTGCCACGCGAATTTCGAGTGCCGCCTGCGCGAGGACGCGCTTGTCGACAGCTACAACTTCTTCATCTTCGAGATCGTGCAGGCGCACGTCGCCGAGACGCCAGAGCATCCCGAAACGCTGCACTATACCGGCGACGGCATCTTCATGGTCTCCGGCCGGATCATCGACCGGAGGGCGCTTTTCAAGCCGTGGATGCTGTAG
- a CDS encoding DsbA family protein, producing the protein MRMIVAALAALVAAVAVPVAALAQDAGNVTLSQEAVFFDPAAPVLGNPEGDVTIVEFFDYQCPYCKKMHPDLMDVVKTDGNVRLVMKDWPIFGPASEYAARMAVAASYQDAYGKANDALMAEKGKLTDDAVDRILGDAGIDVDRARKDLKANKTAIEALLSRNDQQATAFNFPGTPGLVVERFIFWGTLDRTGLLQAISDARKAQAAKK; encoded by the coding sequence ATGAGAATGATCGTCGCCGCGCTTGCGGCTCTTGTCGCAGCCGTCGCCGTGCCTGTCGCCGCCCTCGCCCAGGACGCGGGCAACGTGACCCTGTCGCAAGAGGCGGTTTTCTTCGATCCTGCGGCGCCGGTGCTCGGCAATCCTGAGGGCGACGTGACGATCGTCGAATTCTTCGACTACCAGTGCCCCTACTGCAAGAAGATGCACCCCGACCTGATGGACGTCGTGAAGACGGACGGCAATGTCCGCCTCGTCATGAAGGACTGGCCGATCTTCGGTCCGGCCTCGGAATATGCCGCGCGCATGGCCGTCGCCGCCAGCTATCAGGACGCCTACGGCAAGGCCAACGACGCGCTGATGGCCGAGAAGGGCAAGCTGACCGATGACGCCGTCGACCGCATTCTCGGCGACGCGGGGATCGATGTCGACAGGGCGCGCAAGGACCTGAAGGCCAACAAGACCGCGATCGAGGCCCTGCTTTCCCGCAACGACCAGCAGGCCACCGCGTTCAACTTCCCCGGAACGCCGGGTCTCGTGGTCGAGCGCTTCATCTTCTGGGGCACCCTCGACCGCACGGGCCTGCTGCAGGCGATCAGCGACGCACGGAAGGCCCAGGCGGCGAAGAAATAG
- a CDS encoding GntR family transcriptional regulator, with protein sequence MIDIATKKASGLAINRRSLYDPVAEHLREMIIKGELTPGARVPVTELAADFGVSQTPMREALKVLAEEQLVELLPNRGARVLPYTAREAADLFQVIASLESLAAEIATTRLSKADLDALEEMHERMRGHYESGDKEPYFDINSRIHDRIMRLSGNEALIATHGKLIVRATRGRYMAIVDPERWAEAMDEHEQLMTALRDRDAAAAAAIWRLHLRHTGDSVCAILAGA encoded by the coding sequence ATGATCGACATTGCCACGAAGAAGGCCTCCGGGCTCGCGATCAACCGGCGCTCGCTCTACGACCCGGTCGCCGAGCACCTGCGCGAGATGATCATCAAGGGCGAACTGACACCCGGCGCGCGCGTTCCCGTGACGGAGCTTGCCGCCGATTTCGGCGTCTCCCAGACGCCGATGCGCGAGGCGCTGAAGGTTCTGGCCGAGGAACAACTCGTCGAACTCCTGCCCAACCGCGGAGCCCGCGTCCTGCCCTATACGGCGCGGGAGGCGGCGGACCTCTTCCAGGTGATCGCGAGCCTCGAAAGCCTTGCGGCCGAAATCGCCACGACCCGCCTTTCGAAGGCGGATCTGGACGCACTGGAAGAAATGCACGAGCGCATGCGCGGCCACTACGAGAGCGGCGACAAGGAGCCCTATTTCGACATCAACAGCCGCATCCACGACCGGATCATGCGCCTTTCCGGCAACGAGGCGCTGATCGCCACCCACGGCAAGCTGATCGTCCGGGCAACGCGCGGCCGCTATATGGCGATCGTCGACCCGGAGCGCTGGGCCGAGGCGATGGACGAGCACGAGCAGTTGATGACGGCGCTGCGAGACCGCGACGCTGCGGCGGCCGCAGCCATCTGGCGGCTGCATCTCAGGCACACCGGCGATTCCGTCTGCGCGATCCTCGCCGGCGCGTGA
- a CDS encoding GntR family transcriptional regulator has translation MDADAGDIDAEGTAPARSRAFRREALHEQVVDRLRQMVLKGDFDPGERLNELAIAEALNVSRTPLREAIKLLASEGLLELLPGRGARVRRFSPAEIRDLFEVIAALERHAAECAVAGMKDNMRAELQRLHDKMVAAHAAHDRRAYFQANQKIHATIVAESKSPELIALHANLTKKARHDRHATLLSEERWDESMQEHAAFNEAVQAGDAERAGRLMLDHVRLTGEALADIIRRVS, from the coding sequence ATGGACGCGGACGCAGGTGACATCGATGCCGAGGGAACGGCCCCTGCCCGCAGCCGTGCCTTCCGCCGCGAGGCCCTGCACGAGCAGGTCGTCGACCGCCTGCGCCAGATGGTGCTGAAGGGCGATTTCGATCCCGGCGAGCGCCTCAACGAACTGGCGATCGCCGAGGCGCTGAATGTCTCGCGCACGCCGCTGCGCGAAGCGATCAAGCTGCTGGCCTCCGAGGGGCTGCTGGAACTCTTGCCCGGCCGGGGTGCCCGTGTCCGCCGATTCAGCCCGGCCGAGATCCGCGATCTCTTCGAAGTGATCGCCGCGCTGGAACGACATGCCGCCGAATGCGCGGTCGCCGGCATGAAGGACAACATGCGCGCCGAGCTACAGCGCCTCCATGACAAGATGGTCGCCGCGCACGCCGCTCACGACCGTCGTGCCTATTTCCAGGCCAACCAGAAGATCCACGCGACAATCGTCGCGGAATCGAAAAGTCCCGAACTCATCGCGCTGCATGCGAACCTCACCAAGAAGGCGCGCCACGACCGCCATGCCACTCTTTTGTCCGAAGAGCGCTGGGACGAGTCGATGCAGGAGCACGCGGCCTTCAACGAGGCGGTGCAGGCGGGCGATGCGGAGCGCGCCGGACGCCTGATGCTGGACCATGTGCGCCTGACGGGCGAGGCGCTGGCGGACATCATCCGCCGCGTCAGTTGA
- a CDS encoding ABC transporter substrate-binding protein, whose product MMKPLATFLCEGRSARLGAVAAVSLIALAAGLAPASAQPPKDVLVEVGEHGPNSLDPMTPAASEYSQMVAWQIYDRLVTHGFKTLPDGKMIYDYENIQPELATSWEISDDKKTLIFHLREDATFHDGTPVTAEDVKWSFDRAIAAGGFPAIQMAAGSFTDPDQFSVVDKYTFKITLPEPNKLALPDLAVPVPNIVNKTLALKHATTDDPWALEWTRDHDAGGGPFEVTSWKAGDQIVFDRFDDWKSGDKPALKKVVYRQIASPGTRRALLEKGDVDISIGLPPKDYAELAEGGKVNVVGTLMQNETFHVDMNVTMAPFDNKLVREAVAYALPYDAIMSQALYHRAEPLYGADPEVPYAPKWPVASPYNTDLDKAKALLKEAGLEKGFKTDLYYDMSQATVQEPMALLIQEQLKKIGIEVTLNKVPGSDWFAKMGSKSMPMDINYFYGWLDYPEYFFFWTYDGKNNSVFNTSNYVNPELDDLIAKARFESDKTKYDAIISKMNEIVMTDVPRAPVAHLFSDVAMQKNVKGYRYWFHTHVDYRYISKE is encoded by the coding sequence ATGATGAAGCCCCTCGCGACCTTCCTGTGTGAAGGCCGTTCTGCCCGCCTCGGCGCCGTTGCCGCGGTGTCCCTGATTGCCCTTGCCGCCGGGCTTGCGCCCGCGAGCGCCCAGCCGCCGAAGGATGTGCTGGTCGAGGTCGGTGAGCACGGCCCCAACTCGCTCGACCCGATGACGCCGGCCGCCAGCGAATACAGCCAGATGGTTGCCTGGCAGATCTACGACCGTCTCGTCACCCACGGCTTCAAGACGCTGCCCGACGGCAAGATGATCTACGACTACGAGAACATCCAGCCGGAGCTCGCCACGAGCTGGGAAATCTCCGACGACAAGAAGACCCTGATCTTCCACCTGCGTGAGGATGCGACCTTCCACGACGGCACGCCGGTGACGGCCGAGGACGTCAAGTGGTCCTTCGACCGCGCGATCGCGGCGGGCGGCTTCCCGGCAATCCAGATGGCCGCCGGCTCCTTCACCGATCCCGATCAGTTCTCGGTCGTCGACAAATACACCTTCAAGATCACGCTGCCCGAGCCGAACAAGCTCGCCCTGCCGGATCTGGCCGTGCCGGTGCCGAACATCGTCAACAAGACGCTGGCCCTGAAGCATGCCACGACCGACGACCCGTGGGCGCTGGAGTGGACGCGCGATCACGACGCCGGCGGCGGCCCATTCGAGGTGACGAGCTGGAAGGCGGGCGACCAGATCGTCTTCGACCGCTTCGACGACTGGAAGTCCGGCGACAAGCCCGCGCTGAAGAAAGTGGTCTATCGTCAGATCGCGTCGCCCGGCACGCGCCGCGCGCTTCTGGAGAAGGGCGACGTCGACATCTCGATCGGCCTGCCGCCGAAGGACTACGCGGAGCTCGCCGAGGGCGGCAAGGTCAACGTCGTCGGCACCCTGATGCAGAACGAGACGTTCCACGTCGACATGAACGTCACGATGGCGCCCTTCGACAACAAGCTGGTGCGCGAGGCCGTCGCCTATGCGCTGCCCTATGACGCCATCATGTCCCAGGCGCTTTACCACCGCGCCGAGCCGCTCTATGGCGCCGATCCGGAAGTGCCCTATGCGCCGAAGTGGCCGGTCGCCTCGCCCTACAACACCGACCTCGACAAGGCCAAGGCCCTGCTCAAGGAAGCGGGTCTGGAGAAGGGCTTCAAGACCGACCTCTATTACGACATGAGCCAGGCGACGGTGCAGGAGCCGATGGCGCTTCTCATTCAGGAGCAGCTGAAGAAGATCGGCATCGAGGTCACGCTCAACAAGGTGCCGGGCTCCGACTGGTTCGCCAAGATGGGATCGAAGTCCATGCCCATGGACATCAACTACTTCTACGGCTGGCTCGACTATCCGGAATATTTCTTCTTCTGGACCTATGACGGCAAGAACAACTCCGTCTTCAACACCTCCAACTACGTCAACCCGGAACTCGATGACCTCATCGCCAAGGCTCGCTTCGAGTCCGACAAGACGAAGTATGACGCCATCATCTCCAAGATGAACGAGATCGTGATGACCGACGTGCCGCGTGCGCCCGTCGCCCATCTCTTCTCCGATGTCGCCATGCAGAAGAACGTGAAGGGCTACCGCTACTGGTTCCACACCCACGTCGACTACCGCTACATCTCCAAGGAGTGA
- a CDS encoding ABC transporter permease: MKTLLVIGRRIVSALPSIVGVVIVTFLLARALPGDPAAYYAGSSATPESIADIRSRLGLDKPLVFQFVDYVEKIAEGDLGTSLSSGQPVLNDLATRLPASMELTTAALIFALAIGLPLGLLAAVKQGSLADHLCRIIVTVGAAFPTFFVALVLVFIFYYKLDWAPQPLGRLDEIYFSAPDPVTGFYLVDTLIAGDLEAFRGALSQIVLPAISLGLFALAPIARITRASMLAALSSDFCRTARAMGLSKPRILIGYALRNAMLPIVNVLGMVFSFLLGANVLVEQVFAWPGIGAYAVNAVIASDYAAVQGFVLVMAILYVLLNLAVDLVATAIDPRVRYDG, translated from the coding sequence ATGAAGACCCTTCTCGTCATAGGACGGCGGATCGTCTCCGCCCTGCCGAGCATCGTGGGCGTGGTGATTGTCACCTTCCTGCTTGCCCGCGCCTTGCCCGGCGATCCGGCCGCCTATTATGCCGGCTCCTCGGCGACGCCCGAGAGCATCGCCGACATTCGCTCCCGTCTCGGCCTCGACAAGCCGCTCGTCTTCCAGTTCGTGGACTATGTCGAGAAGATCGCGGAGGGAGATCTCGGCACGTCGCTGTCGAGCGGTCAGCCGGTTCTCAACGACCTTGCCACCCGGCTGCCGGCCTCCATGGAACTGACCACCGCCGCGCTGATCTTCGCGCTCGCCATCGGCTTGCCGCTGGGGCTGCTGGCAGCGGTGAAGCAGGGTTCGCTCGCCGACCATCTCTGCCGCATCATCGTCACGGTGGGGGCGGCCTTTCCGACCTTCTTCGTCGCGCTCGTGCTGGTCTTCATCTTCTATTACAAGCTCGACTGGGCGCCGCAGCCGCTCGGCCGCCTCGACGAAATCTATTTTTCCGCACCCGATCCGGTCACCGGCTTCTATCTCGTCGACACGCTGATCGCTGGCGACCTGGAGGCCTTCCGGGGCGCGCTGTCGCAGATCGTCCTGCCGGCCATCTCACTCGGCCTCTTCGCGCTGGCCCCGATTGCCCGGATCACGCGGGCCTCGATGCTGGCGGCGCTTTCGAGCGACTTTTGCCGCACCGCCCGCGCCATGGGCCTGTCGAAGCCGCGCATCCTGATCGGCTATGCGCTGCGCAACGCCATGCTGCCCATCGTTAACGTGCTCGGCATGGTCTTTTCCTTCCTCCTCGGTGCCAACGTGCTGGTGGAGCAGGTCTTCGCCTGGCCGGGGATCGGCGCCTATGCCGTCAACGCCGTGATCGCCTCCGACTATGCCGCCGTGCAGGGCTTCGTCCTCGTGATGGCGATCCTCTACGTCCTCCTCAACCTTGCCGTCGACCTCGTCGCGACGGCCATCGATCCGAGGGTCCGCTATGACGGTTGA
- a CDS encoding ABC transporter permease yields the protein MTVDAAPPASRWRRALKDVRHALFENKVTLFAGVLFLLFVVIGIIGPYVAPYDPLMTDATASLVPPSAAHPFGTDALGRDILSRVLVATGLDLGMAAGAVALAFFVGTMLGSLAGMIGGYVDLAIERLMDTIMAFPLFVLAMGIVAALGNNVTNIVLATAIINLPFYARFARAEVNVRRELAFVEAARTGGNGRWRTLFVHIVPNILPTMMVQASLNLGWAILNAAGLSFIGLGVRPPTPEWGIMVSEGASYIFSGEWWTFVFPGAALVTAVFCFNLIGDGLRDLADPKGRT from the coding sequence ATGACGGTTGATGCCGCTCCGCCCGCCTCGCGCTGGCGCCGGGCCCTCAAGGATGTCCGCCACGCGCTGTTCGAAAACAAGGTGACGCTCTTTGCTGGCGTCCTCTTTCTCCTCTTTGTCGTGATCGGGATCATCGGCCCCTATGTGGCGCCCTATGATCCGCTGATGACGGACGCGACGGCCAGCCTCGTGCCGCCGTCCGCCGCCCATCCCTTCGGCACCGACGCGCTCGGACGGGACATTCTCTCGCGCGTGCTGGTCGCGACGGGCCTGGACCTCGGCATGGCCGCCGGTGCCGTGGCGCTCGCCTTCTTCGTCGGCACGATGCTCGGCTCGCTTGCCGGCATGATCGGCGGCTATGTCGATCTGGCCATCGAGCGGCTGATGGACACCATCATGGCCTTTCCGCTCTTCGTGCTCGCCATGGGCATCGTCGCGGCGCTGGGTAACAACGTCACCAACATCGTGCTGGCAACCGCGATCATCAATCTGCCCTTCTATGCGCGCTTCGCCCGGGCGGAGGTGAACGTGCGCAGAGAACTCGCCTTCGTCGAGGCGGCCCGCACCGGCGGCAACGGGCGCTGGCGCACGCTCTTCGTCCACATCGTGCCGAACATCCTGCCGACCATGATGGTGCAGGCCTCGCTCAATCTCGGCTGGGCGATCCTCAACGCGGCCGGCCTCAGCTTCATCGGCCTCGGCGTTCGCCCGCCGACCCCGGAGTGGGGGATCATGGTGTCCGAGGGCGCCTCCTACATCTTCTCCGGCGAGTGGTGGACGTTTGTCTTCCCCGGCGCCGCCCTCGTCACCGCTGTCTTCTGCTTCAACCTCATCGGCGACGGGCTTCGCGACCTGGCCGACCCGAAAGGACGGACATGA
- a CDS encoding ABC transporter ATP-binding protein, with the protein MRPPLLSVEGLTLDFKTRHGRVKALEDVSFSVGKGEILGIVGESGSGKSVLSYAVMGLLDAAADIRSGTMTYGGIDLLGSGVDSLRGREISMIFQSPRTALNPIKKVGHQIEDVLVRHGPVPRREARARAIEALAHVRIPDPERRYHAYPFELSGGMCQRVMIAMALACSPGLLIADEPTTGLDVTTQAIVMDLIRALVDESDMGAIVITHDLSLAGEYCDRVMVMHAGHVVETAPTGRLFSDLRHPYTKRLFAATPKSAESLEDLAAIPGNLPDLRGELFPCRFRDRCPNHKSDCDVGPLPLLDVGAAHSVRCHHPEEAAHAA; encoded by the coding sequence ATGAGACCGCCACTCCTTTCCGTCGAGGGCCTGACCCTCGATTTCAAGACGCGCCACGGCCGCGTGAAGGCGCTGGAAGACGTCTCCTTCTCCGTCGGCAAGGGCGAGATTCTCGGCATCGTCGGCGAGAGCGGCTCCGGCAAGTCGGTGCTCTCCTACGCCGTCATGGGGCTGCTTGATGCCGCCGCCGATATCCGCTCGGGCACGATGACTTATGGCGGCATCGATCTCCTCGGCAGCGGCGTCGACAGCCTCAGGGGACGGGAGATCTCGATGATCTTCCAGAGCCCGCGCACGGCGCTAAACCCGATCAAGAAGGTCGGGCACCAGATCGAGGACGTGCTCGTCCGCCACGGTCCGGTGCCGCGCCGCGAGGCAAGGGCGAGGGCAATCGAGGCGCTGGCCCATGTCCGCATCCCGGACCCGGAACGCCGCTATCACGCCTATCCCTTCGAATTGTCGGGCGGCATGTGCCAGCGCGTCATGATCGCCATGGCGCTCGCCTGTTCGCCGGGATTGCTGATTGCCGACGAGCCGACGACCGGCCTCGATGTCACCACCCAGGCGATCGTCATGGACCTCATCCGCGCGCTCGTCGACGAGAGCGACATGGGCGCAATCGTCATCACCCATGACCTCTCGCTTGCCGGAGAATACTGCGACCGGGTTATGGTCATGCATGCGGGCCATGTGGTGGAGACGGCGCCGACCGGCCGGCTCTTTTCCGATCTCCGCCACCCCTACACAAAGCGGCTGTTCGCGGCGACGCCGAAGTCGGCCGAAAGCCTCGAAGACCTCGCGGCGATCCCCGGCAACCTGCCGGACCTTCGCGGAGAGCTCTTTCCCTGCCGCTTCCGCGACCGTTGCCCGAACCACAAGAGCGATTGCGACGTCGGTCCACTGCCGCTTCTTGATGTCGGCGCGGCGCATTCGGTCCGCTGCCATCACCCGGAGGAGGCCGCCCATGCTGCTTGA
- a CDS encoding oligopeptide/dipeptide ABC transporter ATP-binding protein, with the protein MLLEAERISKLYPVRHGRRGSRLHAVDGISLAIGEGESVGLVGESGCGKSTLARLVARLTTPTGGRLAFAGTDIGAIPEHRFARSPERAAIQIVFQDPNESLNPAFTVLAAVMDPIRRLLPATSAARAEELAFEALDDVGLPRALAHRYPHQLSGGQKARVGIARAIVVRPKLLILDEPTSALDVSVQSVILKLLGDLKDRLGMSYLFVSHDLNVVRLICDRIVVMYLGKVVESGPADAVFRNPQHPYTKALIAAIPDPARRGEKIQRLEGTASSPIDPDPNACRFAGRCPVEVPLCTRKMPELLPAGEAHLAACHLIVTPGIAS; encoded by the coding sequence ATGCTGCTTGAGGCCGAAAGGATCTCGAAGCTCTATCCCGTCCGCCATGGCCGGCGGGGCAGCCGTCTGCATGCGGTTGACGGCATCAGCCTTGCGATCGGCGAGGGCGAAAGTGTAGGCCTCGTAGGGGAATCGGGCTGCGGCAAGTCCACGCTCGCCCGGCTCGTCGCCCGCCTGACGACACCGACCGGCGGCAGGCTCGCCTTTGCCGGAACCGACATCGGCGCCATCCCCGAGCACCGCTTTGCCCGCTCGCCGGAGCGGGCGGCGATCCAGATCGTCTTTCAGGACCCGAATGAAAGCCTCAATCCGGCCTTCACGGTGCTTGCGGCGGTGATGGATCCCATCCGGCGTCTGCTTCCGGCAACCAGCGCCGCCCGTGCAGAGGAACTGGCCTTTGAGGCCCTCGACGATGTTGGCCTGCCAAGGGCGCTGGCGCACCGCTACCCGCACCAGCTTTCGGGCGGCCAGAAGGCGCGTGTCGGCATCGCCCGTGCAATCGTGGTTAGGCCCAAGCTCCTGATCCTCGACGAGCCGACCTCCGCGCTCGACGTCTCAGTGCAGTCGGTGATCCTGAAGCTTCTTGGCGACCTCAAGGACCGGCTCGGCATGAGCTATCTCTTCGTCAGCCACGACCTCAACGTCGTGAGGCTGATCTGCGACCGCATCGTCGTCATGTATCTCGGCAAGGTGGTCGAAAGCGGCCCGGCGGACGCGGTCTTCCGCAATCCGCAGCACCCCTACACCAAGGCGCTGATTGCCGCGATTCCGGACCCGGCCCGGCGCGGCGAGAAGATCCAGAGGCTGGAGGGAACGGCGTCGAGCCCCATCGATCCCGATCCGAACGCCTGCCGCTTTGCCGGCCGCTGCCCGGTCGAAGTGCCGCTCTGCACCCGGAAAATGCCCGAGCTTCTCCCGGCGGGAGAGGCGCATCTCGCCGCCTGCCATCTCATTGTCACACCCGGAATTGCCTCATGA